One Oceanicoccus sagamiensis genomic region harbors:
- the arsS gene encoding arsenosugar biosynthesis radical SAM (seleno)protein ArsS (Some members of this family are selenoproteins.), which translates to MLDSRPLLLATDFPPIKRGRLETLQVNLGYLCNLSCVHCHVNAGPSRTELMDLPTIELILQYIDQHAIKVLDLTGGAPEMNPHFRFLVTEARRRGVEVIDRCNLTILLEPAYAEAGLAEFLAEQAVTVTASLPCYSEENVEKQRGKGVYDESIEALLKLNALGYGMDDNKQLNLVYNPVGAVLPPDQEQLQADYKRELRQRFGIEFNQLFTITNMPISRFGSVLMSHGQFDPYMDLLKENFSTDNLATVMCRSLISIDWQGYIYDCDFNQMLEMPLISSDKPKTHLADILGTAMDGNDIYIADHCFGCTAGQGSSCGGALND; encoded by the coding sequence ATGCTAGATAGTCGCCCGCTGTTATTAGCGACAGATTTCCCACCGATAAAACGGGGTCGCCTTGAAACCCTGCAAGTCAATCTCGGTTATCTCTGCAATTTAAGTTGTGTGCACTGTCATGTAAACGCAGGGCCGTCCCGTACCGAATTAATGGACCTCCCTACCATTGAGCTTATTCTGCAATATATTGATCAACATGCGATCAAGGTATTGGATTTAACGGGCGGTGCTCCAGAAATGAATCCTCATTTTCGCTTTTTGGTGACCGAGGCGCGCCGCCGCGGCGTTGAGGTCATTGATCGCTGTAATCTCACTATTTTATTAGAGCCGGCGTATGCTGAGGCTGGGCTGGCAGAATTTTTAGCCGAGCAGGCGGTGACGGTGACGGCTTCGCTGCCCTGTTATTCTGAAGAGAATGTAGAAAAGCAGCGGGGCAAAGGTGTTTATGACGAAAGCATTGAGGCGCTGCTAAAACTTAATGCGCTGGGTTATGGCATGGATGATAATAAGCAGCTCAATCTGGTTTATAACCCGGTGGGTGCGGTGTTGCCGCCAGATCAGGAGCAGTTGCAGGCGGATTATAAGCGTGAGTTAAGGCAGCGTTTTGGGATTGAATTTAATCAGTTATTTACCATTACGAATATGCCGATTAGTCGCTTTGGCAGCGTCTTGATGTCCCATGGCCAGTTTGATCCGTATATGGATTTATTAAAAGAAAACTTTAGCACGGATAATTTAGCCACGGTGATGTGCCGCAGTTTAATCAGTATTGATTGGCAGGGTTATATCTATGACTGTGATTTTAATCAAATGCTGGAAATGCCTTTAATCAGCAGTGATAAGCCCAAAACCCATTTGGCAGATATATTGGGTACCGCGATGGACGGCAACGATATTTATATTGCCGATCACTGTTTTGGTTGTACCGCGGGTCAAGGCAGTAGCTGTGGTGGCGCTTTGAATGACTGA
- a CDS encoding NAD(P)/FAD-dependent oxidoreductase — protein MTNKVTRRDFLNGMAIGATGILLQSCGGASDPSANFPLPAATQFSPPDAGVYYPPTLTGMRGSHKGSYEVAHALAWRGEKPDHYKALDEHYDLVVVGAGMSGLAAAHYYRKKMGPEARILLLDNHDDFGGHAKRNEFHHEGRMMLSLGGAQNLENPDNYSDTAGALLNDIGIDADFTASMNKQTPKDFALVGNFEANVSVALPSEDGHVTAGGQWMKSIFGADGYEETLRALPLAVAEQDKLIAFFSGDHDFLDELSLSEKWDYVNTVSYNQFLVERVGLAKETLPLTNVVMRHTSGFTGWNLTVVEAFANGAPGIQSMGWLGKMTASLSLRFMDSIIDAQMFPDGNASVARLLVQKLIPEVAPDMKGVEDVAIARFDYSALDPDSSTGNKPDTRIRLNSTVVGVRETHGDQVEVDYVQQGTALRITADHCVLACYNALIPRLCPQLPEQQKEALLYGVKVPFVYANVLLENGRAFSKLDSTMVYCPNDPFQWVSAAPTMTTGGYQPPRTPEDPMAVFMMHAPTPEPSEQQTGRDVLRVGRGKVYATPFSRYEQNIREQLQSLLGKHGFNHETDIRAITVNRIPHGYAYAYLSLDDPEWPEGQAPHEIGRKPFGRISIANSDSQALALMDAAFDAAWRAVEEQTA, from the coding sequence ATGACAAACAAAGTAACACGCCGGGATTTTCTAAACGGTATGGCGATTGGCGCCACGGGTATACTGCTGCAGTCCTGTGGTGGTGCGTCCGACCCTTCGGCAAACTTTCCCCTCCCTGCGGCCACCCAATTCAGCCCGCCAGATGCCGGTGTTTACTACCCCCCTACCCTCACCGGTATGCGAGGCAGTCATAAAGGTTCCTATGAAGTCGCCCACGCTCTGGCCTGGCGTGGTGAAAAACCGGACCACTATAAGGCGCTGGACGAGCACTATGATCTGGTCGTCGTGGGTGCTGGTATGAGCGGTCTGGCGGCTGCCCACTACTACCGGAAAAAGATGGGCCCCGAGGCACGTATTCTGCTGCTGGATAATCATGACGACTTTGGTGGCCACGCCAAGCGCAATGAATTTCACCACGAAGGGCGAATGATGCTCAGCCTCGGCGGCGCCCAGAATTTGGAAAACCCTGACAACTATAGCGATACCGCCGGCGCACTGCTAAACGATATAGGTATTGATGCCGACTTTACTGCGTCCATGAATAAACAGACACCAAAAGACTTTGCACTGGTCGGCAATTTCGAGGCGAATGTCAGTGTTGCGCTGCCCAGTGAAGACGGCCACGTCACCGCGGGTGGTCAATGGATGAAATCTATTTTTGGCGCGGACGGTTATGAAGAAACCCTACGCGCACTGCCCTTGGCCGTTGCCGAACAGGACAAGTTAATCGCCTTTTTTAGCGGCGACCATGATTTTCTGGACGAACTCTCACTGAGCGAAAAATGGGACTATGTCAACACCGTCAGCTATAACCAGTTTCTGGTGGAACGGGTTGGCCTAGCGAAAGAAACCCTGCCGCTAACCAATGTTGTCATGCGCCATACCAGTGGTTTCACTGGCTGGAATCTCACCGTAGTGGAAGCCTTTGCCAATGGCGCTCCAGGTATACAGTCGATGGGATGGCTGGGCAAAATGACAGCCTCACTGAGCCTGCGTTTTATGGATAGCATCATCGATGCGCAGATGTTCCCTGATGGCAATGCCTCTGTCGCCAGACTGCTGGTACAAAAGCTGATTCCCGAGGTGGCACCTGATATGAAGGGCGTCGAGGATGTCGCTATTGCCCGCTTTGACTACAGCGCCCTGGATCCTGACAGCTCGACGGGCAATAAACCTGACACCCGAATCAGACTCAACAGCACGGTAGTCGGTGTGCGCGAAACCCATGGCGATCAAGTAGAAGTCGACTATGTCCAACAGGGGACCGCACTACGTATCACCGCTGATCACTGCGTACTGGCCTGCTATAACGCCCTGATACCCAGACTATGCCCGCAGTTGCCTGAGCAGCAGAAAGAGGCATTGCTGTACGGGGTAAAAGTCCCCTTTGTTTATGCCAATGTCCTGCTGGAAAACGGCCGAGCCTTTTCCAAGCTGGACTCCACAATGGTCTATTGCCCCAATGATCCGTTCCAGTGGGTTAGCGCAGCACCCACCATGACCACCGGAGGCTACCAGCCACCGCGCACACCGGAAGATCCTATGGCGGTGTTTATGATGCACGCCCCCACCCCTGAGCCGTCAGAACAACAAACCGGTCGAGACGTATTGCGGGTGGGCCGGGGCAAAGTCTACGCAACGCCCTTCTCCCGCTACGAACAAAACATCCGCGAGCAGTTACAGTCACTACTGGGCAAACACGGCTTCAACCACGAAACCGATATCCGCGCGATTACGGTTAATCGTATTCCCCACGGCTATGCCTATGCCTATTTGTCACTCGATGACCCGGAATGGCCAGAAGGACAAGCACCCCATGAAATTGGCAGAAAGCCGTTCGGGCGTATTTCCATTGCTAACAGCGACTCCCAAGCACTCGCGCTAATGGATGCGGCATTTGATGCAGCCTGGCGAGCAGTGGAAGAACAAACGGCCTGA
- a CDS encoding SDR family NAD(P)-dependent oxidoreductase: MDIKDKTAVVTGGASGLGLATVERYAADGANVAIFDLNEKDGEAVAQRLGEKVAYFNVNVADEDSVQTAMDGVIEKFGALHIVNNYAGIGSACKTYGKKGPHPLDLYTKVVMVNQVGTFNVARLAAEKMAQNEPVTDDGGRGVIINTASVAAYEGQIGQVAYSATKGAVVGMTLPMARELAAYGIRVNTIVPGLIHTPLFDTVEKSIYDTLAASTVYPKRLGKTSEIAKLSAHIVDNDYINGECIRMDAAIRMQPK, from the coding sequence GTGGATATTAAAGATAAAACAGCCGTTGTAACCGGCGGTGCTTCCGGCTTGGGTTTGGCTACGGTTGAACGCTATGCGGCCGATGGTGCCAATGTGGCTATTTTTGATCTCAACGAAAAGGACGGTGAGGCAGTGGCCCAGCGTCTGGGTGAAAAGGTCGCTTACTTTAATGTCAATGTGGCCGATGAAGATTCAGTACAGACGGCAATGGATGGCGTGATTGAAAAATTTGGTGCGCTGCATATTGTAAACAACTATGCCGGTATAGGTTCAGCTTGCAAAACTTATGGAAAAAAAGGACCACATCCTTTAGACCTCTATACCAAGGTGGTGATGGTTAATCAGGTGGGTACTTTTAATGTGGCGCGTTTAGCCGCAGAAAAAATGGCTCAAAACGAGCCGGTTACCGATGACGGTGGCCGTGGCGTTATTATCAACACCGCATCAGTGGCAGCCTATGAAGGTCAAATAGGTCAGGTCGCCTATAGTGCAACCAAAGGTGCGGTAGTCGGCATGACTTTGCCAATGGCCAGAGAGTTGGCAGCCTATGGCATTCGCGTAAACACGATTGTTCCCGGTTTAATTCACACGCCATTGTTCGATACGGTTGAAAAATCTATTTATGACACCTTGGCGGCATCAACGGTGTATCCAAAACGACTGGGAAAAACCAGTGAGATTGCCAAGCTGTCGGCACATATCGTTGATAATGATTATATCAATGGTGAATGTATTCGTATGGATGCGGCCATTAGGATGCAGCCTAAATAG
- a CDS encoding DMT family transporter, whose translation MVGYIYLAVAIIAEVIGTTALKASEEFSKPIPSIIVVLGYGAAFYFLSLVLKTIPIGIAYAIWAGVGIVLVAIVGVVLFEQKLDLPAVIGMLLIVSGVVVMNAFSQSINP comes from the coding sequence ATTGTGGGATACATCTACCTTGCTGTGGCGATTATTGCCGAAGTGATAGGAACTACTGCACTTAAAGCCTCGGAAGAATTTTCAAAACCCATACCCAGTATTATCGTAGTGCTGGGTTATGGTGCGGCCTTTTATTTCCTTTCGCTAGTGCTAAAAACCATCCCTATCGGTATTGCCTATGCTATTTGGGCCGGTGTGGGTATTGTGTTGGTTGCCATTGTGGGCGTGGTTCTCTTTGAACAAAAGCTGGATTTACCAGCGGTTATTGGCATGCTGCTGATTGTTAGCGGTGTTGTTGTCATGAATGCATTTTCACAATCGATTAACCCTTAA
- the flgA gene encoding flagellar basal body P-ring formation chaperone FlgA: MIVRSFFIIFSALICLFNSMAYGDIGADDIKARVNVFMDDHIALLAEDYGDNVRIEYSINNLDSRLAMKDCPDELETELKSRNNIGRVNIRVSCNEQNPWSLYVPVEVDLYRPIVTTLIPVAKGEIISRSVLEMREMDISRLNGTYFTQMDDVTGMQAKRPLRADKPVTANYLEPPLLIRKGEQVQMTARSGGLVVKIAGVALTDGHKGEQISVRNNQSKRVVEARVSGPGQVAIQL, encoded by the coding sequence ATGATAGTACGTAGTTTTTTCATTATTTTTAGTGCGCTGATATGCCTGTTTAACAGCATGGCTTATGGGGATATAGGTGCAGACGATATCAAAGCTCGGGTCAATGTGTTTATGGATGACCATATTGCCCTACTAGCCGAGGATTATGGTGATAACGTCCGTATTGAGTACAGCATCAATAATCTGGACTCCAGACTGGCCATGAAAGACTGCCCGGATGAGCTGGAAACCGAGCTTAAGTCCCGCAATAACATTGGTCGGGTCAATATTCGGGTTAGCTGTAATGAGCAAAACCCATGGTCCTTATATGTCCCGGTGGAGGTCGATCTCTACCGCCCTATTGTCACCACGTTGATTCCCGTGGCCAAGGGCGAAATTATCAGCCGCTCAGTGCTGGAAATGCGGGAGATGGATATCAGCCGCCTCAATGGCACTTATTTTACCCAGATGGATGATGTCACCGGGATGCAGGCCAAGCGCCCCTTAAGGGCTGACAAGCCAGTAACCGCTAACTATCTGGAACCCCCGCTACTGATTAGAAAAGGTGAGCAGGTACAAATGACCGCCCGCTCTGGAGGCCTGGTGGTCAAAATTGCCGGAGTGGCTTTAACCGATGGGCATAAGGGTGAGCAAATCAGCGTCCGCAACAATCAATCGAAACGCGTTGTGGAGGCCAGAGTCAGTGGCCCGGGACAGGTCGCTATCCAGCTATAA
- a CDS encoding TIGR04282 family arsenosugar biosynthesis glycosyltransferase, whose amino-acid sequence MAKSSDISRLIVFAKAPIAGEVKTRLSPFLSAENAAQLHRRLVLHTLKTASLLEHCQVELWVGSDHVWWDQLAGQYAITLHKQCGMDLGERMLSAFDDVLSRSDKAVIMGTDCPWITPHYVQSAFDSLDQNSAVIGPAKDGGYVLLGLKRPMPALFQTMPWGGETVFAETVSRLQGVAWCELEPLRDIDRPEDVMVLKKSLPALTVDLDRD is encoded by the coding sequence ATGGCTAAGTCTAGCGACATTTCTCGTCTGATTGTCTTTGCCAAAGCACCGATTGCCGGTGAGGTAAAAACACGTTTAAGCCCTTTTTTATCCGCGGAAAATGCAGCGCAACTGCATCGCCGCTTGGTTCTTCACACGCTGAAAACGGCCAGCTTATTGGAGCATTGCCAGGTTGAGTTATGGGTGGGTAGTGACCATGTATGGTGGGATCAATTGGCTGGGCAGTATGCTATTACGCTGCATAAGCAGTGTGGTATGGATTTGGGCGAGCGCATGTTGTCGGCCTTTGATGATGTGCTATCACGTTCCGATAAGGCCGTAATTATGGGGACCGATTGCCCGTGGATAACGCCGCACTATGTGCAGTCGGCGTTCGATAGTCTGGATCAAAACTCGGCGGTTATTGGCCCTGCAAAAGATGGTGGCTATGTTTTATTGGGTTTAAAGCGGCCCATGCCGGCTTTATTCCAGACTATGCCCTGGGGTGGGGAGACGGTCTTTGCTGAGACGGTATCACGGCTACAGGGGGTGGCCTGGTGTGAGCTTGAACCGTTAAGAGATATTGATAGACCTGAAGATGTTATGGTGTTGAAAAAATCTCTGCCAGCCTTAACGGTTGATCTGGATAGAGACTAA
- a CDS encoding flagella synthesis protein FlgN, producing MTKSLNNTLWTELEATFKHDIPATSKLLDLLQRERKALEERNYDEFQKIIGQKQQLLTILEFHANTRQQLLTAAGYTDEPSTLVAADQQAPLVAKAWRKLADEWRQCQELNEINERIAKRTRLVVGQILDLLRGSNSKNKLYTSKGDATAPSGGRAITSA from the coding sequence ATGACAAAGTCACTCAATAACACTCTGTGGACCGAACTGGAAGCTACGTTTAAGCATGATATTCCAGCGACTTCAAAACTGCTCGACTTACTGCAAAGAGAACGCAAAGCGTTAGAAGAGCGTAATTACGATGAGTTTCAAAAAATCATCGGCCAGAAACAGCAATTGCTAACCATTCTGGAATTCCACGCCAATACCCGCCAACAATTACTCACCGCTGCTGGTTATACCGATGAGCCAAGCACTCTGGTGGCTGCGGACCAACAAGCCCCCTTAGTTGCCAAAGCCTGGCGCAAGCTTGCCGATGAATGGCGTCAATGTCAGGAACTGAATGAAATCAATGAGCGTATCGCCAAACGCACCCGTTTAGTTGTAGGGCAAATATTGGATTTACTACGCGGCAGCAATAGCAAAAATAAACTTTATACCAGCAAAGGTGATGCAACCGCCCCCTCCGGTGGTCGAGCTATTACCAGCGCATAA
- a CDS encoding TIGR04283 family arsenosugar biosynthesis glycosyltransferase, whose protein sequence is MTERDSPPSYLLSIIIPTFNEADAIESSLLPLQNFRDNGSCEIILADGGSDDNTVALATPWIDQSVSADKGRARQMNAGAALAQGRYLLFLHADTLLTANFSTFLTELAVTHQRWGFFCLSLTGRHGFFRVIETAINWRSRLTSVATGDQCLFVDRATFLKAGCFPDMALMEDVALCKVLRQQSSPWVCKDKVLTSSRRWEQRGMLATVLLMWRLRLAYFLGASPDRLVKIYYG, encoded by the coding sequence ATGACTGAGCGAGACAGTCCCCCTTCGTATTTGCTTAGCATTATTATTCCTACCTTCAATGAAGCTGATGCGATTGAATCCAGCTTATTGCCCCTGCAAAATTTTCGAGATAACGGTAGCTGTGAAATTATTCTGGCGGATGGCGGTAGCGACGATAACACGGTCGCCCTGGCAACCCCTTGGATTGACCAGTCGGTATCAGCAGACAAGGGTAGGGCCAGGCAGATGAATGCTGGGGCGGCTTTGGCCCAAGGTCGGTACTTGCTGTTTTTACATGCGGATACCTTATTAACAGCAAATTTTTCCACGTTTTTAACGGAGCTGGCAGTGACTCACCAGCGGTGGGGCTTTTTCTGTTTGTCTTTGACCGGGCGTCATGGCTTTTTCCGCGTGATTGAAACAGCAATTAATTGGCGCTCAAGGTTAACGTCCGTGGCCACCGGTGATCAGTGTTTATTTGTCGATAGAGCGACTTTTTTAAAGGCGGGCTGTTTTCCCGATATGGCTTTAATGGAAGATGTTGCTCTATGCAAAGTATTGCGTCAGCAGTCATCGCCCTGGGTATGCAAGGATAAAGTACTGACCTCCAGTCGCCGTTGGGAGCAGCGCGGTATGTTAGCGACAGTATTATTGATGTGGCGCTTGCGGCTGGCCTATTTTTTAGGAGCCAGTCCGGACCGGCTGGTAAAAATCTATTATGGCTAA
- a CDS encoding glutamine synthetase family protein produces the protein MSNDFNEARKQALQFLADNPDIEIIEVLFTDLNGALRGKWLPANKLESVFNWGDFKMPLTTTTPDIWGRDVAALCASTGDGDGLCSPIISSLKRLPWTERPTAQLFLQMHGEDGSPWGFDPRVVLKNVVAKYQTLGLRPVTAPELEFHLLLEQRDAMGVPQLPDSRCNGKTKIAGQLYSIDMMQEQAALLHEIREAAQTMELPLDGLLKELGPGQYELNLYHLDDPLQVADNMQLIKRLIKGMAKKHGYIASFMAKPFADQEGNGLHCHTSLLDKNGHNLFDNNDEQGTDVLRHAVAGLAETMAESMLIFAPHLNSYRRFTAGSHISLAPTWGYENRAAALRIPNGNTRARRIEHRVAGADANPYLMLAVILAGIIHGISNQLTAQPPINDNSQPPEPSLPNNWHSALALFQHSDFIKQQLGTDFHRAFCAVKQAEQAEFARAISPFEYDSYLVMA, from the coding sequence ATGAGTAACGACTTTAACGAAGCACGCAAACAAGCCCTACAGTTTTTGGCAGATAACCCGGATATTGAGATCATAGAAGTGCTATTTACTGATCTTAATGGGGCCTTACGGGGTAAATGGCTACCAGCCAATAAACTTGAAAGCGTTTTTAATTGGGGCGATTTTAAAATGCCACTCACCACAACAACCCCGGATATATGGGGCCGGGATGTGGCAGCACTCTGCGCCAGTACCGGCGATGGCGACGGTCTTTGTAGCCCCATTATAAGCAGCCTCAAACGCCTGCCATGGACCGAACGGCCCACCGCGCAACTGTTTCTGCAAATGCATGGTGAAGACGGTAGCCCTTGGGGTTTTGATCCACGGGTAGTACTAAAAAACGTCGTCGCTAAATACCAGACTTTAGGCTTGCGACCGGTTACCGCCCCCGAGTTGGAATTCCACTTACTGCTGGAACAACGTGACGCCATGGGTGTTCCGCAACTTCCGGATAGCCGCTGCAATGGCAAAACCAAAATAGCCGGCCAACTCTATAGTATCGATATGATGCAGGAACAGGCAGCACTGCTGCACGAAATACGCGAAGCTGCACAGACCATGGAGCTGCCGCTGGATGGACTGCTCAAGGAACTAGGACCGGGCCAGTACGAGCTGAACCTTTACCATCTGGATGACCCATTGCAAGTGGCCGACAATATGCAGCTGATCAAACGATTGATTAAGGGCATGGCAAAAAAGCACGGCTATATCGCCTCTTTTATGGCAAAACCCTTCGCGGACCAGGAAGGTAACGGCCTGCACTGCCATACCAGCCTGCTGGATAAAAACGGCCACAACCTGTTTGATAACAACGACGAACAGGGCACCGATGTACTGCGCCACGCGGTGGCGGGACTGGCTGAAACCATGGCGGAAAGCATGCTGATTTTTGCGCCTCATTTAAATTCCTACCGACGCTTTACCGCAGGTAGCCATATTTCGCTGGCACCGACCTGGGGTTATGAAAACCGTGCGGCCGCGCTGCGCATTCCCAATGGTAATACCAGGGCGCGACGGATAGAACACCGCGTCGCCGGTGCTGACGCCAACCCTTACTTAATGCTGGCAGTCATTTTAGCCGGCATCATTCACGGTATCAGCAACCAGCTAACAGCCCAGCCGCCGATAAATGACAATAGCCAACCCCCTGAACCCAGCCTGCCGAATAACTGGCACTCTGCGTTAGCGCTTTTTCAACACTCTGATTTTATCAAGCAGCAGCTGGGCACAGACTTCCACCGGGCTTTCTGCGCCGTCAAGCAGGCAGAGCAAGCCGAGTTTGCCCGTGCTATCAGTCCCTTTGAATACGATAGCTATCTGGTGATGGCATAG
- a CDS encoding chemotaxis protein CheV yields MAGVMESVNQRTQLVGQNRLELLLFKLAGDQVYGINVFKVKEVLQCPKLTMMPHCNPVVRGIAHIRGGTLSIMDMSLATGQAMLDNIDNCFVIITEYNTATQGFLVRGVERIINMNWEDIHPPPKGSGKEHYLTAVTEVEGKLVEIIDVEKILSEVSPMEEEISEEILEEEVTQSAASKHVLIVDDSAIARKQIKRCVETVGVETTLLNDGRQALDHLLAIAEEGESVAEKYLVMISDIEMPEMDGYTLTAAVRNDPRLANLHVVLHTSLSGVFNQAMVKKVGADNFLAKFNPDQLATMVTDRIKAADGGE; encoded by the coding sequence ATGGCAGGTGTAATGGAGAGCGTTAACCAACGCACTCAGCTAGTAGGCCAAAACCGACTAGAGCTCTTGTTATTCAAACTTGCAGGTGATCAGGTATACGGTATTAACGTGTTTAAGGTGAAAGAGGTGCTGCAATGCCCCAAGCTCACCATGATGCCTCACTGTAACCCGGTCGTGAGAGGGATTGCCCATATCCGTGGCGGCACCTTATCGATTATGGATATGAGTCTGGCCACAGGTCAGGCGATGCTGGACAATATTGATAACTGCTTTGTGATTATCACTGAATATAATACCGCCACCCAGGGCTTTCTGGTGCGGGGGGTGGAACGTATTATCAATATGAACTGGGAGGATATTCATCCGCCACCCAAGGGCTCCGGTAAAGAACATTACCTGACCGCCGTGACAGAGGTTGAAGGTAAGCTGGTAGAAATTATTGATGTAGAGAAAATACTCTCAGAAGTCTCCCCCATGGAGGAGGAGATTTCAGAGGAAATCCTGGAAGAAGAAGTCACCCAGTCAGCGGCATCCAAGCATGTACTGATTGTTGATGACTCGGCGATTGCCCGTAAACAGATTAAGCGCTGTGTGGAGACCGTAGGGGTCGAAACCACGCTGCTCAATGATGGCCGCCAGGCGCTGGACCATCTGCTGGCTATTGCGGAAGAGGGTGAGAGCGTGGCGGAAAAGTATCTGGTGATGATTTCAGATATTGAGATGCCAGAGATGGATGGCTATACCTTAACCGCCGCCGTTAGGAACGATCCGAGATTGGCTAATTTACATGTGGTACTGCATACCTCACTCAGCGGTGTGTTTAATCAGGCGATGGTGAAGAAGGTTGGGGCAGATAACTTCCTGGCCAAGTTTAACCCGGATCAGTTAGCGACCATGGTGACAGATCGAATAAAAGCAGCCGATGGTGGCGAGTAA
- the flgM gene encoding flagellar biosynthesis anti-sigma factor FlgM yields the protein MVRDINGLGGYSGPKTLAEQGSKKADGPATSAPASADSSSAEQSDGVQLSSEAKTLQSMADKINSLPDANIERAEKIKAALENGEYKVDDLVLADKIINSEALL from the coding sequence ATGGTTAGAGATATCAATGGCTTAGGAGGTTACTCCGGCCCTAAAACACTAGCGGAACAAGGCAGTAAAAAAGCCGACGGCCCAGCCACTTCAGCGCCTGCCAGCGCTGACAGCAGCAGCGCAGAACAAAGCGATGGCGTGCAGCTGAGTAGCGAGGCCAAAACTTTACAAAGCATGGCGGACAAAATTAACAGCCTGCCAGATGCCAATATCGAGCGCGCCGAGAAAATTAAGGCCGCACTGGAAAATGGCGAGTACAAGGTCGACGACCTGGTGCTGGCTGACAAGATTATCAATTCCGAGGCGCTACTCTAA